One Ostrea edulis chromosome 2, xbOstEdul1.1, whole genome shotgun sequence genomic region harbors:
- the LOC125682097 gene encoding ovarian cancer G-protein coupled receptor 1-like isoform X1 — MQNLTYGMPSSTENQSDITPNYLEIFNHMAPQIAIIDRVISPIFYVIGLTANPITTKIWLSSRMRKNNSSAIYVGVLSIVHTVFLLLHIIQELNFAWGVATYTRMSVMCEVFNMAIFIPQYYAPLLVLAFTVERYIAVNHPFVKERFCTVKRAIYVSIGLLIFSLQIASLQTYIWRYHPAQGSCYPPEEVESFEKVWTLTTELILFMFVPICVLVVNILVIREIRRITYQSALPQQARGCGGQTSTITLLSVSFYLICTLLPASIVFALQGVIKPGEITDLNTMAEDPTWKRYLQYMTIRKVVEEICLSNYSCYFFIYYITGQIFRKEVRKLCCWRLFTSEKDKIGVTSKTEYTLVVTDNTYKSDAISENRHRNKSEKSTPM, encoded by the coding sequence ATGCAGAATTTGACGTACGGCATGCCATCCTCCACAGAAAATCAGAGTGATATTACACCAAATTACCTGGAGATTTTTAATCATATGGCTCCACAGATTGCCATCATAGATCGTGTCATATCACCGATTTTCTATGTTATTGGTCTCACTGCCAACCCCATCACGACCAAGATATGGCTCAGCAGTAGGATGCGTAAGAACAATTCTTCAGCCATATATGTTGGAGTTCTATCAATCGTACATACCGTTTTTCTTCTCTTGCACATCATTCAGGAGTTAAATTTTGCGTGGGGTGTTGCTACCTATACCAGAATGTCAGTGATGTGCGAAGTGTTTAACATGGCAATTTTTATTCCCCAATATTATGCACCATTGTTGGTCCTTGCCTTTACTGTGGAACGGTATATCGCTGTAAACCACCCATTTGTGAAGGAGAGATTCTGCACTGTAAAACGTGCAATATATGTATCTATTGGTCTTCTTATATTTTCGTTACAAATTGCTTCTTTACAGACGTACATTTGGCGTTATCACCCTGCACAGGGATCGTGTTACCCACCGGAAGAAGTAGAAAGTTTTGAAAAAGTCTGGACACTAACTACCGAGTTAATATTATTTATGTTTGTTCCAATCTGTGTTCTTGTAGTGAACATTTTGGTCATCAGAGAGATTCGAAGAATTACATATCAAAGTGCGCTACCACAGCAAGCACGTGGGTGTGGCGGCCAAACTTCGACAATCACACTATTATCTGTTTCCTTCTACTTGATATGCACGTTGCTTCCGGCGTCCATTGTTTTCGCACTGCAGGGTGTTATTAAACCTGGAGAAATAACGGATCTTAATACGATGGCTGAAGATCCAACGTGGAAAAGATACCTACAATATATGACGATAAGGAAAGTAGTGGAGGAAATATGTTTATCAAATTATTCCTGTTACTTCTTTATTTACTATATAACTGGACAAATCTTTCGTAAAGAAGTTAGAAAACTTTGTTGTTGGAGACTTTTCACATCCGAAAAAGACAAAATTGGAGTAACAAGCAAAACGGAATACACTTTAGTGGTAACTGACAATACATATAAATCAGACGCGATATCTGAAAACAGACATAGGAACAAATCTGAAAAGAGTACACCTATGTGA
- the LOC125682097 gene encoding uncharacterized protein LOC125682097 isoform X2, whose translation MPPRKRAATQRSPARGIGKKRNRRTPVQLRERSPPRTATSWTDRQAPAEGQSQPPEEAPQFPMDSTPDNPVGPFSKTCTRGRPVAYTTTSPHMGLIEQETSRLLDRSLAHNTHLAYNTALTKFKQFTLLYGFTSTWPVPVDQLLHYIAYLSLNQLTYRTICLHLSAIAYQHKIQGFQDTTKAFIITKALEGVKRSVGVNQDIRLPISYQLFVKIIHALTSVCRSPFESCLFSAAFSLAFYGLLRVSEVLSLLSSQVSQNQLGQVSIILHRSKTNQTGKPLVCQITKLPDTNFCPTLPIKAYLQLRPPPPILIHCSFMRMALL comes from the coding sequence ATGCCACCACGAAAACGAGCGGCGACCCAGAGATCCCCGGCCAGGGGGATCGGGAAAAAACGTAACCGCCGGACACCAGTTCAACTCCGGGAACGAAGCCCACCTCGCACCGCCACATCTTGGACGGATCGACAAGCCCCGGCAGAGGGGCAGTCACAGCCCCCTGAGGAGGCCCCTCAATTTCCAATGGATAGTACACCGGATAACCCGGTGGGCCCGTTTTCGAAGACTTGCACCAGAGGCAGACCAGTGGCCTACACCACTACCAGCCCACATATGGGACTTATAGAGCAGGAAACATCAAGACTTCTTGATAGGTCACTGGCTCACAACACTCACTTGGCATACAATACAGCTTTAACCAAGTTTAAACAGTTTACTTTACTGTATGGTTTCACTAGCACATGGCCTGTCCCTGTCGATCAGCTGCTGCATTACATTGCTTACTTGTCACTAAATCAGCTTACATATAGGACCATCTGTTTGCACTTGAGTGCAATTGCTTATCAACATAAAATCCAGGGTTTCCAAGATACTACTAAAGCATTCATTATCACAAAAGCCCTGGAAGGTGTCAAGCGATCTGTAGGCGTCAACCAAGATATCAGACTTCCTATATCATACCaattatttgttaaaatcattcatGCCTTAACATCAGTATGTCGCTCGCCTTTTGAATCATGTCTTTTTTCAGCAGCCTTTTCATTGGCATTTTACGGTTTGCTCAGAGTCAGTGAAGTTTTGTCATTGCTGAGTTCACAAGTTTCTCAAAACCAGCTAGGTCAAGTGTCAATAATTTTACATAGGTCCAAGACTAACCAAACCGGCAAACCCCTAGTTTGTCAAATTACCAAACTTCCGGACACCAATTTCTGTCCAACACTACCAATTAAGGCATATTTACAGCTtaggccccccccccccattctaaTACATTGCTCGTTCATGCGGATGGCACTCCTATGA